A region of the Arachis hypogaea cultivar Tifrunner chromosome 15, arahy.Tifrunner.gnm2.J5K5, whole genome shotgun sequence genome:
ACCGGTTTgacaaaaattctaaaaaaaccaACCCCACCCTAGGCCCCCACCCCCGATCCCCAAATGTGATGCGCGTCACCTAACTCAGGAAGGCCCCCCACCCCCAATCGAAACCTAGCCCTCTCTTCTCACAATCTCACCCTCAGCACCGGTGCACCCACCACCCAGCCACTCACGTTCTTGAGTCTCGAGGCCGGCGGCACCCACTTTCCTCCCACCACCTCGAAGCCTTCCTCCCAAGTCCCAACGCCGAAGCCTTCCTCTTCGCGGACAGAGCAGAGATCCTCAGTAGTGCACCACGAACACGAAGCCCCAGCCACGGCAGCCAGACAGCCACAACCAGCTCGCACAAAATCCCTCACAGGCCAGCACCACGCCACCACTCAGCAGCGTTTCTGGTCACAATCAACACAGCACCTCCCAGTCTTCCACCTAGCCACCGATTTAAGTTAATATGGAGCCCGAACAAACGAGTCTGGTAATGTTTACCAATTGCTGTTTATTGATTCATTGTTGTTACTTGCTGTTTGTCATGTAATGTTGGTAACTTGTTGTTTGAAATCAGATTTGAAATTAGACAAACTAGTTCTAGATCTTGATAGGAAGATATTGAAATCAGATTTGAAGCAGATTTAAAGAATTAAAATTGGAGCAGATTTGAAATCAGTGTATTGTTGCtgattgttggtattgttgttaaTTGCTGGTTGAATTACTTTTGTTGAATTACTTTATTATTGGTATTGTTGCTGGTTGCTGGTATTGTTGCTGAGACATGTAATTAAGTAATTAGGTAATTTGACGAATCAAGTGAGATATGAAGCCTAAACCTCCGAATCAGGTATGTAATTAAGTAATTTGACTAATTTCTGTCAATAATCATTTGTTAgatgatttattatatttctattgaTTTTTGAATTGTAGGGCTCATGTTTGGGGACAATTTTACTTATGTTACGAAGGACATAAGCTTGTCattgaaacaacttattttagAGATTATGGCATGCCAAGGATGATGACTAGGTTAGTAAATTTTAAGGCTTACAATTTCAGTGAGGGGAGCTAGAATGTTGAATTGATAGAAACATGAAcggttaatttataatttatgttattgaaaaaaaatttgattaaagtTGTACATGAATGTCCCTATGATTTTATTCAATTCTAATACTGTTACCCTGCTATTAATCCATTCATCTCAATGGCTGTTGTACttactccattcttcttcactcatgatatTTATATATTCAATTCTGATATATTGTTACCCTGCTATTAATCCATTCATCTCAATGGCTGTTGTACTTACTCCATTCCTCTTGACTCATGATATTTATATATTCAATTCTGATATATTGTTAATTACCCTGCTATTAATTCATTCATCTCAAGTCTCTTTATTATTAGAATGTATAACTAGATTAGAATGCTTTTCTATTAGTgcgtgttattattattattattattattattattattattattattattattattattattattattattattattattattattattattatgtaactgCTTTTTTATTTAAGGTAGGTTGGTTTGCGTAAAGAAATTTAGCTGTTCTGTCGGAGAAGACACCATAATTTGGCTATCTTTCGAtggaaatttatatttatttttagttgtgtTGACTATTGAacttttaaacttttttaattgTCCTATTTGAATTCCTTTTATCGTTAAATTTCATTGGATCAAgactttgttagctattgtgtatttgtgtttgtcgatttcaatgttatgactttgtgaaatagtatggtaatatttttttttgaattgattgaaaaactgaacaaaccgaaccaaaccaaaccaaatttaattgatttggtttggttcggatggcttcaataaaaaaattgaaccAAACCAAATCGCACTTTGATTAAACGATTGGATTGGATGATTTTTCTCTCAAAAATcaaaccaaaccgcaccgcgaacatcCCTATGAGATATATACAATTACTAAGGCTTCATCACTCAGTACAATTACCATGGCTTTATTCATTAACAATTGAGTGTAATTTATAAAGATAAATTCTTGGAGAgttagtaatttttaatatttttgtctttattatttagttagtataaatattaaattatttttaataaataaagtttattaatttatgtatacaaattttaaaaaatataaatacaaactgtatttatttatatgtgcaaaattttaataaatatatatggatacaaattattattaatcaagtactaacaaaaaaaataatatttatctttaagATAGAATAATTTTTCGTTAATAGcaatatttataaaaatgtatctttattaaattttacttatgccagttttatttattgatatcatatttattattgaaGTCAAAATAATATGACCAATATTATTatctattaaaatttaatattttatgacatgatttctaaattctaaatttatagatttataccattataaaatttattaaattgattaatattACCTAGTAATATTACAATCGTCAAATATTAATTTACATGAAAAGAAATCATAATAACTTTTGtcattcaatatataatttattatattaaaaaataaattattattccatagataatttattatattaaaaaataaattattattccaTAGATGAGATACTTTTGTCACCTATACATTTTCCGGTTTCCAAGCATAACATGCAGGAGCCTGATAACCCGAAACCCTACATGGACCTTTTTCGGAGATGTCCCAAGTACACTGTTGGCATACATCATCGTCACGTCCAGCATCATAAATATCAAAGCGACGTACTACGGATATTCCCCCCTCTACCCAACCAAAGCtacagaagaacaaataatttGCAAAAGGGTTATTACGAAAATGAAAAGTCCAACTTTGACCAATTGGAGCTACTTGGGGATTTGAATCCCAATGTTTATCCTTGCAACGAAAAAAAAGCTGCTTATTGTTCAGTTTGTTGTTAATGGTCACATGAACGGTCCCCCAAGGATTAAGAAGCGTATCAGCACTCATACTCATATTGAGATTGAAAGAAACAAGTATGAGCATTATTACAACCTTAGAGAGTGATTTTGATGAGATCGTCATCTTTAATGTGCACTATGTTGATGAATTTTGAT
Encoded here:
- the LOC112749290 gene encoding S-protein homolog 5, whose product is MTISSKSLSKVVIMLILVSFNLNMSMSADTLLNPWGTVHVTINNKLNNKQLFFRCKDKHWDSNPQVAPIGQSWTFHFRNNPFANYLFFCSFGWVEGGISVVRRFDIYDAGRDDDVCQQCTWDISEKGPCRVSGYQAPACYAWKPENV